In Litorimonas taeanensis, one DNA window encodes the following:
- a CDS encoding FMN-binding glutamate synthase family protein — protein sequence MTGLFGGLSLWSQIWPPAAWGFLGALSILALGLYDIFQKRKTVLRLYPVIGHLRYFFESIRPEIQQYFVESDLNGVPISREFRALVYQRAKKQRDTRPFGTLFDVYKTGYEWVNHSIAPTTITNHNPRIRFGGPHCSQPYDAALLNISAMSYGALSKNAILALNKGAKLGQFAHNTGEGGISQYHLEHGGDLIWQIGTGYFGCRTQDGQFDAKLFARRAAGDAVKMIEIKLSQGAKPGHGGILPAVKLTPEIAEIRNVPMGKDVISPAGHSAFKTPLELLSFIDKLRTLSGGKPIGFKLCIGRKSEFLAICKAMVATGITPDFITIDGSEGGTGAAPIEMTNSVGTPLREGLLFAHNALVGIGMRKNIRLVASGKAISAFHMIRLLALGADTVNSARAMMMALGCIQARSCHNDKCPTGIATQKASRFNALDVDLKAERVANYQTANIKNLLEIVAGAGLNHPADIKPHHLCHRISSSETKTFSELYDYLPENALLSEATMPASWQAQWDLAAADSWQAIGRKETTNNIAYAMGF from the coding sequence ATGACGGGCCTTTTTGGTGGCCTGTCGCTATGGTCTCAGATTTGGCCGCCTGCCGCATGGGGCTTTCTGGGCGCATTATCCATATTAGCGCTTGGCCTGTATGACATTTTCCAAAAACGGAAAACTGTCTTACGACTTTATCCTGTAATTGGGCATCTGCGATATTTCTTCGAATCTATTCGCCCTGAAATTCAACAATATTTTGTTGAATCCGATTTAAACGGCGTTCCCATTAGCCGAGAATTCCGGGCTCTTGTATATCAGCGTGCAAAAAAACAACGCGACACACGTCCGTTTGGTACTTTGTTTGACGTTTATAAAACGGGCTATGAATGGGTTAATCATTCCATTGCTCCGACGACGATAACAAACCATAATCCCCGCATACGTTTTGGCGGGCCGCATTGTTCACAGCCCTATGATGCCGCCCTGCTTAATATTTCTGCCATGAGCTATGGTGCCCTCAGCAAGAATGCGATTTTAGCCCTTAATAAAGGCGCGAAATTGGGTCAGTTCGCTCATAACACAGGTGAAGGCGGAATAAGTCAGTATCATTTGGAGCATGGCGGTGACTTAATTTGGCAAATTGGTACAGGCTATTTTGGTTGCCGAACGCAAGACGGTCAATTTGATGCCAAATTATTCGCTCGCCGCGCTGCTGGCGACGCGGTTAAAATGATTGAAATCAAACTTTCTCAGGGTGCCAAGCCTGGCCATGGCGGTATTTTACCCGCGGTTAAACTTACGCCAGAAATCGCGGAAATACGGAATGTTCCGATGGGTAAGGATGTTATCTCCCCGGCGGGCCATTCTGCGTTCAAGACACCGCTAGAGCTCTTAAGTTTCATTGATAAGCTTCGAACCTTATCGGGCGGAAAACCTATCGGATTTAAACTTTGTATCGGAAGAAAATCTGAATTCCTAGCAATCTGTAAAGCTATGGTTGCAACAGGCATCACCCCAGATTTCATTACCATCGATGGATCAGAAGGCGGCACAGGGGCGGCCCCAATTGAAATGACAAATTCTGTAGGAACCCCTCTACGAGAAGGGCTGCTATTCGCGCATAATGCACTGGTCGGCATTGGGATGAGGAAGAACATACGCCTCGTCGCTTCGGGCAAAGCCATATCCGCATTTCATATGATAAGGCTACTTGCACTGGGTGCCGATACTGTGAACTCCGCGCGGGCCATGATGATGGCATTAGGCTGTATCCAAGCGCGAAGCTGTCACAATGATAAATGTCCGACAGGTATAGCCACCCAAAAGGCCTCCCGATTTAATGCTCTTGATGTCGATCTGAAGGCTGAACGCGTCGCAAATTACCAAACTGCCAATATCAAAAACTTATTGGAAATCGTGGCAGGGGCTGGCCTAAACCATCCAGCCGACATAAAACCACATCACCTTTGTCATCGGATTAGTAGCAGTGAAACTAAAACTTTTTCAGAGCTTTATGACTATCTCCCAGAGAACGCTCTATTAAGCGAAGCCACTATGCCTGCTTCTTGGCAGGCTCAATGGGACTTAGCCGCAGCTGATAGTTGGCAGGCCATTGGTCGCAAGGAAACAACAAATAACATCGCCTATGCGATGGGATTTTAG
- a CDS encoding mechanosensitive ion channel family protein has product MQVNGTEGQDAGNGIASDKTGQIDLNPKIALEQIDSWLDGFIKLLPNLVVAVVVFILFWIAARLIQSVILKTFQRRNRSNLGEVLGAFAKWAMLIFGGVIALTIVIPGLEPGSIVAGLGVSSVAIGFAFKDILQNWLAGLLILLRQPFEIGDQIEASGFEGTVEHIETRATIIKTYDGQKAVIPNSDIYTNAVLVKTGETVRRTHYDVGIGYADDIDAASEVLRKIMENHDEIVKSPKPQVLIWGLDASWVTLRMRWWTDSEKSDVTAIKSDILRAVKYALDDEGVDMPYETKVHLFHDQTEDRDGDRESQREGWPAPKEGQKPKPRYKVIEAEAGKKKASTE; this is encoded by the coding sequence ATGCAAGTGAACGGAACCGAAGGCCAAGATGCAGGCAATGGTATTGCCTCAGATAAAACCGGGCAAATTGATCTCAACCCTAAAATCGCACTTGAGCAAATCGATAGCTGGCTTGATGGCTTTATAAAGCTGCTTCCGAACCTAGTCGTCGCCGTCGTGGTCTTTATTTTATTTTGGATCGCCGCGAGACTTATTCAATCCGTTATACTTAAAACCTTTCAACGCCGAAATCGTAGTAATTTAGGGGAGGTTCTCGGCGCCTTTGCAAAATGGGCTATGCTTATTTTTGGCGGGGTCATTGCCCTTACAATCGTTATTCCGGGATTAGAGCCGGGCAGCATAGTGGCGGGTCTTGGTGTCAGCTCTGTGGCGATTGGTTTTGCGTTCAAAGACATTTTGCAAAACTGGTTGGCGGGCTTGCTCATTTTATTGCGTCAACCTTTCGAAATCGGAGACCAAATCGAGGCTTCAGGCTTTGAGGGTACTGTCGAACATATTGAAACCAGAGCCACGATTATTAAAACTTACGATGGGCAAAAAGCCGTTATTCCTAATAGTGATATTTATACCAATGCTGTGCTGGTCAAAACGGGCGAAACTGTCAGGCGCACGCACTATGATGTGGGCATTGGCTATGCTGATGACATTGATGCTGCGAGCGAAGTTTTGCGTAAAATTATGGAAAACCATGATGAAATTGTCAAAAGCCCCAAACCGCAAGTTCTTATTTGGGGGCTAGATGCAAGTTGGGTGACCTTAAGAATGCGTTGGTGGACGGATAGTGAGAAAAGCGATGTCACCGCCATCAAATCAGACATCTTACGCGCTGTGAAATATGCTCTTGATGATGAAGGTGTTGATATGCCTTATGAGACTAAGGTTCATCTATTCCATGACCAAACTGAGGATCGAGATGGCGATCGCGAAAGTCAAAGAGAAGGCTGGCCTGCTCCCAAAGAAGGTCAGAAACCCAAACCGCGTTACAAGGTCATCGAAGCTGAGGCCGGCAAGAAAAAGGCGAGTACAGAGTAA
- a CDS encoding DUF2254 domain-containing protein, whose translation MNARLIKAWQDLQGSYYFLPSLMGLGAIILAFVTIYMDQKWGLSVSHESIFFSREATAARTILATIAGSMIGVAATTFSITMVAVTSAAGQYGPRLIGNFMRDRGNQVTLGTFTSTFIYCLLVLRMARTGEENGETTIEAFVPNISLLVAMGLTLLSVGVLIYFIHHVPETLNVGNITGRVGRRLRQDIEGRYASDIGEALHPDSINTDNYPVDKAIEIKAKAEGYVQAINHKALIEKIAAANAVAKIEYRPGDFVTKGDVIIRVWADGPIDDKHRKCFRETYAMGQERTSYQNTLFLADELVEILARALSPGVNDPFTAINCINWFHSALKAFLNSQDPSPFRADANGDLRIISYPVSFERLLSVICDQSRSYIASDRNTAVKMMTILTQLCAECEDEERKVLIEGHLKKLKEACNDSLISLDDRESVSAHYNQALGLIRNPVDYKLALSNQGWLGGQG comes from the coding sequence ATGAACGCCAGATTGATAAAAGCCTGGCAAGACCTGCAAGGAAGTTATTATTTTTTGCCGAGCCTTATGGGGCTCGGTGCAATCATTTTAGCTTTTGTTACGATATATATGGACCAGAAATGGGGGCTCTCTGTCTCTCATGAAAGTATCTTTTTTTCTCGTGAAGCCACAGCCGCCCGAACGATTTTGGCAACTATTGCGGGGTCAATGATTGGAGTCGCCGCAACGACTTTTTCTATTACTATGGTCGCCGTAACCAGTGCAGCGGGGCAATATGGTCCGCGCCTGATTGGTAATTTCATGCGGGATAGAGGCAATCAAGTTACCTTAGGGACGTTCACCTCTACTTTTATATATTGTTTGCTTGTTTTGCGGATGGCCCGAACAGGAGAGGAGAATGGGGAAACAACAATTGAGGCATTTGTTCCGAATATATCGCTTTTAGTGGCGATGGGGCTGACATTGCTGAGCGTCGGTGTTTTGATTTACTTTATTCATCATGTGCCAGAAACATTGAACGTGGGAAACATTACGGGCCGCGTCGGGCGGCGCCTGCGTCAAGACATAGAAGGGCGATATGCTTCTGATATAGGGGAGGCCCTACATCCTGATAGTATTAACACAGATAATTACCCAGTTGACAAAGCCATAGAAATCAAAGCCAAGGCGGAAGGCTATGTTCAGGCCATAAACCATAAGGCTTTGATAGAAAAAATTGCCGCCGCAAATGCCGTAGCAAAAATCGAATATAGGCCGGGCGACTTTGTTACCAAAGGTGATGTGATTATCAGAGTATGGGCCGATGGCCCCATTGATGACAAACACCGTAAATGTTTTCGAGAAACCTATGCGATGGGGCAGGAACGTACGTCTTACCAGAATACGCTGTTTTTAGCGGACGAGCTGGTCGAAATATTGGCCAGAGCTTTGTCACCAGGGGTGAATGACCCTTTCACAGCAATCAACTGTATCAACTGGTTTCACAGCGCCCTAAAGGCATTTTTAAACAGCCAAGACCCTAGTCCTTTCCGTGCAGATGCGAATGGTGATTTACGGATAATTTCTTATCCAGTTAGTTTTGAGCGGCTATTATCTGTGATTTGCGATCAATCGCGTTCCTATATCGCGAGTGATAGAAATACTGCTGTCAAAATGATGACGATATTGACGCAGCTTTGCGCAGAGTGTGAAGATGAAGAGCGTAAAGTTCTTATTGAGGGGCACCTCAAAAAGCTCAAAGAGGCGTGTAATGACAGCCTCATTTCATTGGATGATAGAGAGTCAGTATCGGCACATTATAATCAAGCTCTAGGCCTTATTCGTAACCCTGTTGATTATAAGCTGGCTCTGTCCAATCAGGGCTGGCTTGGCGGTCAAGGATAA